From Rubrivirga sp. SAORIC476, a single genomic window includes:
- a CDS encoding tetratricopeptide repeat protein, producing the protein MFDFEFDDPIDGDRSDDLIESYEAHLRDGGAAFFDVDDLEYIATTYFETGRIMEALGVVDVQIERSAGSSDPWMRRGVLLNHLDRHEEALEAYDEALALNPVDAETLINRGITLDTLGRSEEALSDFERALAFDPLASDALFNRAIALEKLDQFEEAAAALEACAETDPEHPEVWYELGFCYDQLDRLQDSVEAYDRQIEVDPYAQNAWYNRGIVLNRLGKYEEAVSSYDFAVAIDDGFTSAWYNRGNALANLGEAQGAADSYLKVLEHEEGDAATYYNLGLAYDDLGDYPAAVDYFRRAVADDADYADAWYGMGCALDGQGLYAEALTAFARAIGLAPEESEYWHARADTEYNAGHLAEALRAYSHVVQLDPSNTDAWLDLAETRLEAGLRAEALDAFSQVVQLDPTSSEAHLRQAWALASIGQRESAVRSFRRAAELDPSRAEEIRRAYPDLMGGGDTRTGGLGRGTAGDER; encoded by the coding sequence ATGTTCGACTTCGAGTTCGACGACCCCATCGACGGTGATCGGTCGGACGACCTGATCGAGTCGTATGAAGCGCATCTCCGCGATGGCGGGGCGGCTTTTTTCGACGTGGATGACTTGGAGTACATCGCGACTACGTACTTCGAGACCGGCCGGATAATGGAGGCGCTCGGCGTGGTCGATGTCCAGATCGAACGGTCGGCTGGATCGTCGGACCCATGGATGCGACGCGGGGTGTTGCTGAACCACCTCGACCGGCATGAGGAAGCGTTGGAGGCTTACGACGAGGCACTGGCCCTCAACCCCGTCGACGCGGAGACGCTAATCAACCGCGGCATCACCCTGGACACGCTCGGACGGTCCGAGGAGGCCCTCTCTGATTTCGAGAGGGCGCTCGCCTTCGATCCCTTGGCGTCGGACGCGCTGTTCAACCGTGCCATCGCGCTCGAGAAGTTGGACCAGTTCGAAGAGGCGGCGGCGGCGCTGGAGGCCTGCGCTGAGACCGACCCGGAGCATCCGGAGGTGTGGTACGAGCTCGGCTTCTGCTACGACCAACTCGACCGACTCCAGGACAGTGTCGAGGCGTACGACCGCCAGATCGAGGTGGACCCGTACGCGCAGAACGCGTGGTACAACCGCGGGATCGTTCTCAACCGCCTCGGCAAGTATGAGGAGGCCGTGTCGTCGTACGACTTCGCCGTCGCGATCGACGATGGGTTCACCTCGGCGTGGTACAACCGCGGAAACGCCCTCGCCAACCTCGGCGAGGCACAGGGAGCGGCCGACAGCTACCTTAAGGTGTTGGAACACGAGGAGGGGGACGCCGCGACCTACTACAACCTCGGCCTCGCGTACGATGACCTGGGCGACTACCCTGCTGCCGTCGACTACTTCCGCCGGGCGGTCGCGGACGATGCCGACTACGCCGACGCGTGGTACGGGATGGGCTGCGCGCTGGACGGGCAGGGGCTGTACGCGGAAGCCCTGACGGCCTTCGCGCGCGCCATCGGACTCGCACCGGAAGAGAGCGAGTACTGGCACGCTCGCGCCGACACCGAGTACAACGCCGGCCATCTGGCTGAGGCACTCCGGGCCTATTCCCACGTCGTCCAGCTCGATCCTTCGAACACCGACGCGTGGCTGGACCTGGCGGAGACTCGTCTGGAGGCGGGCTTGCGCGCCGAGGCACTGGACGCGTTTTCGCAGGTGGTCCAACTCGACCCGACCTCATCGGAGGCCCACCTTCGGCAGGCCTGGGCACTGGCGTCGATCGGGCAGCGCGAGAGCGCGGTCCGGTCCTTCCGGCGTGCTGCCGAACTGGACCCGTCGCGTGCCGAGGAGATTCGCCGTGCGTACCCGGACCTGATGGGGGGGGGCGACACCCGGACCGGCGGCCTCGGACGGGGCACGGCGGGCGACGAGCGATAG
- the tmk gene encoding dTMP kinase: MFISFEGIDGSGKTTQARLLAEALRSRGHTVVEVREPGGTHLGEQVRSLLLDSSAAIDPRAELLLFSAARAQLVVEVIQPALDRGATVIADRFFDSSTAYQGAGRDLDEAWMPRLHAFATAGLSPDQTYLIDLDLDTATTRRGTSGEDRMEASGTAFFNRVISAYRELAASSPDRIVVVDGRRTIEDQHLQILSDVLSHTNSEGS; the protein is encoded by the coding sequence ATGTTTATCAGCTTCGAAGGCATCGACGGGTCGGGCAAAACGACCCAGGCTCGCCTGCTCGCAGAGGCCCTCCGTAGCCGCGGCCATACTGTGGTCGAAGTCCGCGAGCCTGGGGGGACTCATCTGGGGGAGCAGGTACGTTCTCTGCTGCTGGATTCATCCGCAGCCATCGATCCCCGCGCCGAGCTCCTTCTCTTCTCTGCTGCCCGCGCTCAGCTGGTCGTGGAGGTGATCCAGCCCGCTCTAGACCGCGGGGCCACCGTCATCGCCGACCGCTTTTTCGATTCGTCAACAGCGTACCAGGGAGCAGGGCGTGATTTGGACGAGGCGTGGATGCCTCGCCTCCATGCCTTCGCAACGGCAGGGCTCTCTCCTGATCAGACCTACCTGATTGATCTGGACCTCGACACCGCCACAACTCGTCGTGGCACGAGTGGCGAGGACCGAATGGAAGCCAGCGGCACCGCGTTCTTCAACCGCGTCATTTCAGCCTATCGAGAATTGGCAGCCTCCAGCCCAGATCGAATCGTGGTAGTAGACGGACGCCGCACCATTGAGGACCAACACCTCCAGATCCTCTCCGATGTGCTGTCTCACACCAATAGCGAAGGGAGCTAA